The DNA region ACTGATTTGATGATCAATAAAAAAGACGCAGAAACAAACACTGATCCAGTAGAAGTCTCAATATTGAACGATGAGGATGGTATTGAAGATGAAGAAGATCTTGATGAAAGCAGCCATGACAGTAATGTAATAAAGGAGTATGCAACAGTTCCTGTTATGGATGATTACCAAGATATCTCTCTGAACTTTGAACTTGTAGGTCATGGAGCTGTAAATAAAATTCTCCCATGTTACAACTCAAAGTCTGCGTATGTTCTAACATCAAAGAGCATGAAGTTTGTAAATGCATTGGCTAAAGGTTTGGACACATCCCCAGACAAGATTCACAAGCGTGAAGCACATCAGACGATGTTATCTAATGTATCGGATGCTAGCATGACCAAGGACGGTCATATTGTATTTATAGAGGAAAAAAGAACATCAGTGAAAAAATTCACAAGTTCAGACTCTGTTGTTATTTTGGCAGAATTTCCCAAAGATTCTACAGTTCATTGTCTTAATGTATCGAATGATGATCACATCATAGTGTGCCATTCTAAAGTACAAGACAGAAAACCACGAACCTGCATTACCCAGTTAGATGAACATGGAGTCCAGCTTAAATCGGTCATGCTTGGTATGACCTACAGACATCCATACAGATTTTGCCACAATATAACTGGCGACACACCTTTGCTTGACCTTGAGGGCCCGGGAATATCGAGAGGTTGTGTTAGAGTTGTGAATTCTGATCTGAAACATGTCGCTACATATGCTGGAGCTATAGGACCCAAACCGTCGGAAACCTTTGAACCTCGGGGGATCTGCTGTGATGCTGAAGGCCACATTATTGTTACAGATTGTCGGAATCATGCTGTTCACCTTTTAGATGTGAAAGGAAAGTACAAACAACTAATTCTGACCCATAAGGATGGTATACGACACCCACTGTCTGTTACTCTGGATAGAAACGGCCTCATGTGGATTGGCTGTCTCTACGGCAAAGTCCACGTCAGGAAATACAAGGACTTGTTTCTGTAGACCTCTTCACCATCTAGCcttacattttattatacacTCCATTAGCAGGAGTATAATTTTTATGCAAAATAATTTCTGTCTATAAATTTTATCAGCAaaattttatcgtttttttttctttgttatatGCGTCACATAGCAATGGCATTGTATGTCTTtcagttagatttcacaaatatattttgCATCTTTTAAGAAAAAGGAGCAATAAgaaacatataattatgttaaaatatctacctgttttatcttttattttcattgttatatGCGTTACACTAGCAATGGCATTGTATGTCTTAATATGTGTTATTATGTTAGattcacaaatatattttgCATCTTTTAAGAAAAAGGAGCAATAAgaaacatataattatgttaaaatatctacCTGTTTCGATGTATGGAAGAGTTAATTCTTCCATCATTTTCATAAGATGGTCATATTGCAGGGCTTTTTTTCAGCCTGATTTGGAGCCGAATTTCGGCCCCATTCCCTATGGCAAATCCTCttaatttttcccaattcaagccttaaatttcccaaaatcaaatttattgaAGACTATCCAAAAATCATTGCATGAACTTAGTTGGCTAAGGCTTTAAacatttgtgaattggcttCGGAAAAGTACATAAAATTACGCTGGGAAAAAAAGTCttatttgttatgctttatttcatgtttcataatttttcccaaatcttggtattgtcgcacattttcccaaattcaaagccacgggccccattcccaaaggAGTGAGAAAAAGCTCTGtcatttttgtgttattgtGCTTTCATGTAGTTTATcatcctaataacagccagggtgtGCCAGGTTTAGAAGATGGATAAGTCCGACACAGAGAAAAGAaacactgaccagtggtcagtacatatatatacctgacTACTCTCTCATTCACTCCAACCCAGGATGaaatatcaacatttcattCACTCTATGGCCCCTGAATATgaagaatattatttttttattatattgatttttcttttttatttgtatatctaAAATATCAAAGTAATGATCAAAGTAATTTGATCAGTTTCCAGAGGTTCATtttaacacatattttacattatagTCTATATTATATAGtcaaataataacaaatttttatatgattttagAAAGAAATTAAGATATTATTCAGATATAATGaactatataaataataaagtaATGTATTTGATCAGTTTCCAGAGGTTCattttaaccatattttacttcatagtctatatattatatagtcaaacaataataattttttatatgattttagAAAGAAATTAAGATATTATTCAGATATgccattatatattattattgatataGTTCATTATACCTACACCTAATACAAATAACTTGCTTATGAATCGTGACGGGTAATGAAAAGTGCTTTGGATTTGTTGTAAGACTGTGCGTTCCATTTGAggattcgtaccagttgcaCTAAAGTGATACGCCAAATGGAAcgcgtttggatttttccatgatggcggcacccatatgaaaCATACGCTTCGAATATAAAAGCTAAGTATTTTCAGTGTTAACAATGaaatggatataaaaataatacctaAATAGTTTCAGCACATATTGAAATAAACGATCCATGTAATTTTATCGGATATCAATACGCTCTGCCttattttcaacaaagaaaacattccgATGACAAATGAAACATCTCGGGTCCGCCATCTTTGATAcaagtggtacgcttctgaaaacgaaccacttgtaccGGTTCGGTTCAGCTGGTACAGCACGTTCCATTACAGATacagttgtacatgtatctgcaAATGGAATGCATGGAgagtgtttgttatataaacatgttttactgtattctatttaatattatttgtcaTTTAACCCAAATTTTACATTCTTTTGATCAGTATAAATTCTGATAAAAGTGAGAACTGTGCTTTGGAAAATATAAGAtagcacagggacttggcacatatttttaaacaaacagtatttatattaatatattatagtatcaaaagtaacaaaataaaataacactAAGTCTGAAGAGCTCACattatactgttggttagaaatttgtgtCATGTCCCTGTGTTTAATAGCTTTTGTGGATAAACTTGAgcgttcgcctctgtgaggaaggctctgggttctgtcccctggccgagacataccaaagtctataaaagtggtagtttctgctcctgcttagcgttcagcatacagggagtgggacgactggttcgcccgttgtcagtataatgtgaccgggtggggtgtgttgcttggtgtcttcggcggcatgcttcagtgatatagcactataaaaagggcaacagttccactgtacaagaagacacaacacgaacataccgcagtctcccagtacactcacctcgcacaacatacacgcaacacaccgcatacatgggaggccgtccttacatgaccatagctgttaataggacgttaataaatcaaacaaacaaacaaaaattgtgGATAAACACTGTTGAAATTCTATCTTGTATTGAATTCAGtgacagttatctcccttttaacAACAATGATTTGGCTCTGTTGTTTCTTTGTGACattcacttaaagatgctccaccgctgaaagcgcataaatgatattcattatatgaacaataattggtgtttaatcgtgtatatatatgtctaattaacacaaaaaataatacaaaataatttgttttgctttagatacatgcgcaatcagtacttcattccatataggatatagtgccaaggcattttttcgggatgcaattaattctttttcatatttttaacttgaagaaaaaattagaagctcaaacttttccatggtggtaattgtgtaaagttagtgacttttgtaactgaagaaaaatgcaaaatctcccgctcttgtttttgatagtgaaaaaagaccatttgtcagcggtggagcatctttaaattgatcaattttatctttttgttgACATGTGACGTTTGTTTCAAGTTTTGTTATGTAACCGATGTTTTATGTACTGCATAAAGTGTTCacataatttatttatgatattttatttattgttatattaatatcattactattgttttaattaattaaagaacaatttaccatgacaaccattTCCTCTTagtaatatacactgtaactgtttgttattttaatttgaagtaattcgtatccaacagatttacgtttgattggatcccgtgtcatctggaaaatcctgttggtattacttctttgacccttattttaatttgatgatattttgttttaaagaatacatttattacatattatttGCCATATTAAGAATATATCAAGGCAAAATGAATGCACTGAATACACAATATACTGAATAGTAAACCATAagtgtacacatgtacatgtatatccatacaGGTTTAGGCTATAGGTCCAAATCTGTTTGCTGTTTATTGACGAAGGAGCAGATTACAGTACTctgaaaatttaacaaaattaattacccttattgttgtaaatattttaaatatttttttgccaGCAAATGCTTAAAGTTTCCAAACTTCTGAAATAACAAATTtgcaaattaaattaattttttagtTTGAAATGCAATTTCACTGTTGTCAAATTTCTATAGTTTTTTCCAAATCTCAAACAAAACTAAGTAAAAActaacaaaaagaaaaataatgacaGAACCTTGACAAAAGGTCAAGTTTGAAACATGTACAATTATTGCATATACATTGTCAAAATCTTATAAATTGTCATGTAAATTGCatcatatctatatacatgtaaaatagtctttactgtttatttttttcctttgcCAAAGTAATTATGATTTGTGccaatatttcaattattatattttttcttattatgaAAAGTTCTGTAGatgcatgtatgtacatgtatgtaaaaaaaattctcaCCGAGTTATCTgcgaggggagataacttttaactgcaagggcagataactctttaatatgcatagACAGAATATCAccgatatttgtataatgtaaatactTCTAATAGTGTTTTGGTAAAGAAAACAAGTGTTCTGCGTATCCTGTCTGTGCTTGAAAGTCAATACAAATTTTGgtgctttatttttttttctttgcgtACATTAAGTAAATGTTCTGTTTGTCAAGTCTGAATGGCATCAATGTTAGACAGAAGTGGATGGTCTATAAGCAATGTatatttggacaataattgcaCGAAAATttggcatatatatatgtaatatatattatcatgcTCATGctatacttaaagatgctccaccgccgacaaatggtattttatcactatcaaaaacaggggcagacgatttagtatttttcttcagttacaaaagttacttactttacacaattaccaccattggaaagtttgagcttctattttttttcaagcataaaatatgaaaaataattaattgcatcccggaaaaattccttggtactatatcctatatggaatgaaatactgattgcgcatgcaccaaaggcaaaacaaattattttatattattttttgtgttaattagacatatatatacacgattaaacaccaattattgttcaaataatgaatatcatttatgctctgtcggcggtggagcatctttaaataacacAATGCTTAttagtattattatatacaacACTGTTAAGAATGAATGAAATGATGTATACATATTGCGAGATATATTGTGAGAGATTTCATCAATGGCAAAGACTTTTTTGACAGGTTGCAGTTTCTCAAAGAGAAAAGTCGTTATAGCCAAATGGTATTTATATACTTAATTATAAACTTAGATTTGAGTGACTGGTTGGGCTGCAGTCCGTTTCCGCTGGCGAGCTGCTGGTTACTGGACATAAtttgtattatgtatagtgTACCTGACCGGTTTCGTTTCCTATTGGAAACTCATCAGAGGTAATGAGTTGAGTGAAAGTGTTCCTATATGTACTCAATGGTAGCCGGTAGCCGTAGCCGGTAGCCGTAAAATAGCCGGTAGTTGTAGCCAGCAGCCGTAGTCGGTAGACGTAGCCGGCAGCCGTAGCCGGTAGTTAATTATAAACTTATTTAGCAGGCCAGCCctaattaattgtttgttttcccTTAACCGACCCATACCATTCAGGTCAGTAGATGAGAACAATTTTTTTGGTAagacaacaaatacatgtaccaaaaattattagttttctttcaaaaactgaacttataaaagtataaaatgtatatactaTAAGAACAGAATGAAAAAGAGGATattatgaatttttattttgaaagtaaacaaaaacatttaatatcagaaatgataaaatattttgggtGGGGGAGTTACGAACAATTCTTTATTTTAAGCCCAGTTGATCTTTACCCAAAGGCAATCTTGaaactccaggggttactattactgacattatatatctaggcagttcagaagaaaaattCTGAACAATCAGACCTGCAAATACTTCTTTTGTAGTGTAACAGAAAGAGAGTAATGTGCCGCCAGCGGGGCTCGAACCAGAGACCCCGGACTTACTGGTCTGCCGCTCTACGGACTgcgctaaagggaaattccttTTATCACGAAGCTAGGTGACCGTATCATTATGTACGCTTAAAACCTGCTACATTACTCCCTCTCTTTCAAACATGTTCGCCCCCAAACACAGACCAACACAGGTTCTATTTCCAACGAAGCCTTTCAATCTCGTATAGCTTTTGCTTGGAGTGGTCTACGGCACCAAATGTAACATAGCAAGACTAGTGTGCCGCTAGCCGGGCTCGAACCTGCGACCCCGGATTTACTGGTACCCCGCTCTACCAattgagctaaagggaaattccctgTAGGGTGAAGCTAGAAGGCAACCGTATCACTATGTACACTTAAAAACTGCTACAGTAGACTACAGATAGCaatgcccaacttcaaagccgttcacacagtcaaccacagtgtactattatacggctcttttgatgtacatcaaagaacaaaattacctgttctgttctgttgccttcagttttactatgagattgtCCATGGGTGGATGTAAcctcagtaatagtaacccctggaacaTCGAGGATAacacagaggtggtcgctaaccGCATAGGGACATATAGAATGATTGTCTTTATAGCAAGGTGGTCAATATTCACAGGTTAAATTACTGTACCTTGGTATGttgataaaataattatctTTATGGCCAGGTGGTCAATATTCACAGGTTAAATTACTGTACCTGGGTATGttgataaaataattatctTTATGGCCAGATGGTCAATATTCACAGGTTAAATTACTGTACCTGGGTATGttgataaaataattatctTTATGGCCAGGTGGTCAATATTCACAGGATAAATTACTGTACCTTGGTAGGttgataaaataattatctTTATGGCCTGGTGGTCTATATTCACAGGATAAATTACTGTACCTTGGTAGGttgataaaataattatctTTATGGCCTGGTGG from Argopecten irradians isolate NY chromosome 5, Ai_NY, whole genome shotgun sequence includes:
- the LOC138324046 gene encoding uncharacterized protein; this encodes MEDLCEEHDDELVRFFCTDCKRLICDVCIDDGHNKHAFCSVKRVAETKRNDLMKQLGSDRQPILDRLHQYSEKIQQSKDNFSNQTEDLVDKIDAKVEYLVNRIHKVREKVVSLVFHYQEQCEEPFTLAQRKIDECLSLIHNYSEMMETIEEKTDRQIVVMQTNLDTKLSAVPDPDNIPSGPVMTFVETSKENMSDKDFESLFGHFTLNSLNDENNCTDLMINKKDAETNTDPVEVSILNDEDGIEDEEDLDESSHDSNVIKEYATVPVMDDYQDISLNFELVGHGAVNKILPCYNSKSAYVLTSKSMKFVNALAKGLDTSPDKIHKREAHQTMLSNVSDASMTKDGHIVFIEEKRTSVKKFTSSDSVVILAEFPKDSTVHCLNVSNDDHIIVCHSKVQDRKPRTCITQLDEHGVQLKSVMLGMTYRHPYRFCHNITGDTPLLDLEGPGISRGCVRVVNSDLKHVATYAGAIGPKPSETFEPRGICCDAEGHIIVTDCRNHAVHLLDVKGKYKQLILTHKDGIRHPLSVTLDRNGLMWIGCLYGKVHVRKYKDLFL